In a genomic window of Gemmatimonadales bacterium:
- a CDS encoding DUF5989 family protein: MDERNVFAEFLEYLWSRKQLWLIPILGLSLALLLLAALLFGPGAALETVYQIF, translated from the coding sequence GTGGACGAGCGCAACGTCTTCGCGGAATTCCTCGAGTATCTCTGGTCCCGTAAACAGCTCTGGCTCATCCCGATCCTCGGGTTGAGCCTCGCGCTGCTCCTCCTGGCGGCGCTCCTGTTCGGACCCGGGGCGGCGCTGGAAACCGTCTACCAGATCTTCTAG